Within the Musa acuminata AAA Group cultivar baxijiao chromosome BXJ2-9, Cavendish_Baxijiao_AAA, whole genome shotgun sequence genome, the region ACGATCCAAAGCGCTCCGTTTGAAAGGAGCATAGTTGAAATAATCTAAAGCGTTGTAGGGaagtctaggggcgacatcatatgcacagcggaagaataaaaaacaaaaatccttAAATTTCCTAATGATGTgtttatcgtcgtgcgaagattgatgcgcaaaatccgcaaaataaAAAACtgtatatatgaaagattgtgttttatCTAAGGAGATCGTACATATTTAAATCTAtgcagatttgtaggagaggataaaTGAGGTCAAGTGTCATCCTCTCTAACGGTAATCCACACAATAGAGCTACGATAATGCTCCTCCAATCATTGCCTAAAACTCCATacttgctatttgaggaggagaaggggagaggaaaatAGGATGTGGGAACCAAGAAACCTttagcctatgggtgtttggcTCCCTTTTATTTATAAAggccctctatcaacttaaccctaatggatcttgtcatattgggtattggattccatccaactactcaagtctcttagattagtggatctttattcaATAATCCTCATTGGTGCTTGTTGGATCTCAtcaataggatccaataattcatgagcttattggatatcatataagataggagctccgacgaatatctcatattcaaacctctactcgtcataacacctaccatatgtgtgtaaccctctaggcccaatatcaagctggttatgagttatacctatcagaactccttttgattcagtgaattattatctcaataataatttactcgactcatcgactacggacgtactaagccactacgttgtagtccctagacgataaggGGAATCTAATTCTTTGGACTTATTTGTTcttagttatcgtgtatctatagtctctcatccatccaatatcctagAAACTGTATACTGGGtatagtgctatcagacccatacagtttctacttgagtctcgctctaattggattctcttggagaactctttctctctcaatccgaataatccTAACTAGGAAtttatttgagtaagaacacatgtgatattcctctcatgataccaagagtggacgatcctctatcgacactcaatagttctcgtaaggttggctgctacTACCGATGATCagttatgctagatctgaaacttccaaacttataagtctggtatcaaagagtagagtactcatacacgacatcattggtgtctcaagtctaaggaccaagtgcaTCACTAGGACAACGAAATTGttgtttgataatgaggtatcattaaccatccatcattccatgagcggatcaattagtgaaatcattcttcaatgagcacttgcaaTGTAGccatagtgtctccacacgagcagttatgagactagttgcctaTATCATATAGACAAGTATACAGCACATTAGTCTgtatggttatctcgatatcccttttgagtaacctatgatcaggattatttagggtttgtgtttaaaggtgaatcagtctcagtatcgtgatcttatcacaatctaatttctattgcatagatccatcgacatcacaatatatatacatatatgcaacaagcaatataaagtcataaaatataaagatataataagcaaaaagaatattaTGTCACACATattatcactcacgtaattgaattgcaaggcacctatgaccagCAAGTGCTCCCTTTGATGAATCACAATTAAAATAGTCCAAAGTACATTATTCGATGACATGTCCGAAATAGTCAATGGCGCTCCCTTTAGTGACAGCGTGGGTGAAACAGTCCAAAGCACTTCTTTTGACGGTACGATTGTTAAACTATTTTTTTGAGGTTAATAGTTGAGCAAAAAAATCTTATCATGCCCAATTCCATTGTACTTATTAAGGCACGATAGAAGGCAAGTGAGATGGGAATGATGAGTAAGGACTATCGACATCTCAACGCAATGTTCCAAACACCTTAGTATCACATGATTGACATCAAACACCGTGTGGCCAACATCTCACAACTATGTGACTGATACCTTAATGTTAGATGACTCAACCCTATGAAAATCGATAGTAGATCATTATCTCATGTTCCTCGGATTTAGTGCTACATGATAGAATATGTGGTCGGAGGAAGCGCATAACCATTTTGGGTATTATTCATGACCTCAACCTAATGACCAAATATCATATTATAAAAGACCCCTCGGTATATTATTAAGGGGGCTCTCCCTTCTTGTTAAACTACATCTTTTGTATTTGATACTTGACCGAATTATCTGAATCTCTTACTGGTTTAAGCATCGGAGAGACCTTGTTAGAAACACCCCCgcctaattttttttctataggATTCCTTACCAAAATATTAGGAATAAAGTCAAGGAAAATGGGTATGAAAACAATTCAAATGAAAGTATTGCTAATGAAAAGTATTAGGAATACTAGGTTGATTATTCAACTTTCATATCCTCGTGAATGTTCCCAATAAAGGTCCTATATGTATATTAACTTTAAGAAGCCTCCCACATAATTTGTTTTTTTCCTCTTGGTTGACAAATGCATTCCAAAGTCCAAACTACACTTTACATAAAGTTGATCTGAGCAAAATTTGGAAGTCTTGATTACAAAAATGAGTATAAAATACAATCTCCATGAGAAAAAAAGATACcaattaaaagataaattttctTAATTGTTAGCACTCAAGAACTTCTGTACTGCCCTCAATAAGaacaatattaaaagaaaaaaaaatctctcttCTCCCTAGGAAACTCTGCTCTGCTATTAACTCTTTTCCCCTGGTTCTTCTCTCTGTCTTGCAGCTCTCGAAGGTCTTTCTAAGACCACCTAAAAATGTTTCAGTGAGGTGAAGTGTCACCATGTCATGCTTCAATTGTATGATTGTCATTATGATTTGCATCTACCACAGCTTCAACTGTAGGAAAATGACAAGAATCTTATGCACTAAGAAACATGGTATAAGTTCATTGTTAATTAATTATCAGAGAGAAAGCATCTTATGCACTAAGAATCTGTGACACAACACAGTGCTGCACAAAAGCTTCTCTTCTGAGATCAAACTGTAATGTCCCATCCTACAAAAGCTGATCAGTTGCCTTAATCATGGATTCAGACCCTATTATGAGCTAAATATGAGAACCTGCGCCATCACTTCACCTCTACTAATGTTGCTTGTGATAGCCACAGCATTTGCATTTCTGAAAGAACCATCTCAACCTCTGATCTACAACCACAAACCCATGCAGAGACTTCGGAGGTATCGCTGGGGAGACTACTTGCGTCCCAGGAAGAAGTTTATGGCTACATGAACTCTGTATTATCATCTTTCTTGTTCTGCTCCATGCCTGACCTAATCGTAGGATAGATATGCTTCTTCTGTCAGTTATAAGTTCTCTGCACTGACGACCATTTCCTGTGGAATGAAGAAGTAGGCATTGAAGAACTTCCTAAATACATACAGTCTTGCTGTCGGTCTGTTCAGCATTGATCATGGCATGATCACCAGTCCTTGCAGAGAGATCAAACCAACATGTTCTAGCATTTAATTACGCAAAAAAGAAAGTTTGTTCGTAACTCAAATCAAACCTTCTGTCACAAGATCACAATCACGGCTATAATACAAGAAAAGCCAGCACAGCAATACACATCTCACACAAACGTCACTATAACCGGAAGAACAATACACCAAAGCAAATTGAGCTGTGTGAGTGTTCGGGCTTTCCAGGATTCTGCAGCCTCAGCATCGATCATGATGTCGAATTTGCAGGTAGAGGTCGATGGATCCTTCTCGGTGACGATCGCCAAGCCCAAGAACCCGCAGGCCCTGTTGTCCTGGTCGTTCTTCTGGTAGTAGCTGTTGAACGCATACGAGATGTTTCCCTGCGCATCCAGATCGCTGCACGCCGTCTTGTATCCGAGGCTGGAGCAGTCTGCGTTCTCGCAAGCGTAGCTGACGCTCGGCGCGATCTCGGCGTCGTCGAGGCTCACCGAAGGCTTCAGCACGCACCACTTCCTCTCCAAGTACTTGATGTTCTTCGCCCCGACGAGTGAACTGGAattcgccaccgccgccgccgccgccgccgcttctgTTGTGCTGCGGAGATCGAGCTCGTACTTTGGGCTGCCGTCGTAGGCGAACACGCCCCAGTGCCTCTCGAAGTTCCCCGGCTGGATGCTCTTCTCGTCCTCGTCGACCAAGCTGAAGAGGTACGCGTCGATCGGCCCGGGTCTCAGCGGCGTGCCGTTGCCGCTCGAGACATGGTTCATGAAGCCCTGGTTGAACCGCTGCGCGAGCTGCTGGTTCGCGTTCATGTTCCCGTCCGTCGGCCACCCGATCTCGCCCACGATGATGGAGACGTTCCCGAAGCCGTTCCTCTGCAGCGCCGCCACGAGGGTGTCATGGTTGGCGTCGAACACGTTGGTGTAGGTGAACGAGCCGTCGACGATGGGGGAGGAGTAGCCGTCGAAGAAGGCGTAGTCCACGGGGAAGTTGGGGTCCTCGTAGAGGCTGATGAAGGGGTAGATGTTGGCGGTGAAGGGAGCGCCATTGTCGCTGAGGAACTTGACGATGGACAGCATGAGGTCATGTATGTTGGAGCGGAAGTCACCATCGGAGGGCTTGCCGGTCACCGATCGGTAGACGTCGGCATTGAGGGGGACGGTGGTCTTGACCTGGTTGCTCAGCCCAGCCGCGTCGAGAGCCGCTTGGATGTTTTGCAGCGCCGGATACGTAGTCTGCAGAAAGCTCCCGTTGTAGGTCTCCAAGAACGGCTCGTTGCCGACGGCAACAAACCTGATGCATGAAGCCGAGAGGAAGAGACCGTCAACGAAAGCTAACCAAGAGCTTTGGATCATGTCATGATCGACCTGATATCAACTCCATCATGAACGTAATCCGAGACGTTCTTCGCCACCCACCGCTCCGCCGCCTTGTGGTCGGAGGCGAGGGAGGCGAGCATATCGTTGGGGATCCCGACCATCACCTGAATCCCACTGTTGGCGAGGGCGCTCAGCACGCGGTCGTCGGCGTCGAACAGCTTCGCCTTCTGGATTCCGTTGTCCTTGAGTAGCTGCACCACCGTGCTCGGCGGCAGCGGGTGGCTCGCCTGCGTCCCCCAGTTGGCGCCGATCCCACGCGCGCATCCCACGACGCAAAGCCATGACATCACCACGAGAAGCTCGGACGCCCACCCCATCTTCTTCGCCCAGCGCTCAGAACCGAAACGAGCTCCGAGCTAAGGGTAAGATTCCAAACCAATGGTGTTCAGATAACTGAACAAAGACGAGCTCTGCATGAGAATCAAGGATCATGATGATGCTGCAAAAGAAGCAATTAAACTGTACTGGATCAACTTTGGAGACTAGAGAAAAAGAGTGGTGGGAAGTAGTAAGGTTTTCTGTGAGCGACTGTGGGATGAATGAAGACGGAGAAGGGGACAGAGAAAAGGAAAGCGTGAAAGCAGCAGGGTCACCTACAGGAGGAGAGGAATGGcttaaggaagaagaagaagctaaggATCGTGTTCTGGAGTGAGAGAAGAGCTCAAGTATCTGATACATATGCTCAATAATAGGCCAACATAAATAATAATTCTCCCCCACACTCCCAAGAGAGGTCAAAGGTGAGGTGGTGGAATCAGAATTACTGGGAAGTATCAACAGGGGATTCCATTCCTTGGATTGAATGTACTCCACACACTTCTGAGCTTCATCTAAAATCCTCTCGATCTCGTAATCTGTCATCAGTTCTGATTACTATTTAGAAAAGGAAAGTTTAATTTGGATAATAATTTCACCCTTTAAACACTATCATAAGAGCTTCTTCTGTAAGAAAATAAGTTGACTATCATGTTAGTCCATTGCAGCTCAGGCAACTCAACTATCATGTTTACCTCCAAATAGAGCATCTAACATCAACATTGTAATACACAAACAGAGATGGCTTTCTTTTTGAAAAGGCTACCTAAATAACAAtttcatgaagttaaaaatattaagtaaGGTGTGTGCATCAACATCTCACAGTTTGAGAGGAAGGGGGGAGCAAGTGGAAAGAAGCTTCTCAAAGATGAGAGATTGTGgtgctgatgaagaagaagatggtcCTAATGCATGATTGATCCCTTGTGCTTATCAAGCTGTGCTGACAAAAACCAACAGAGGCATGAAATATCAACATGTTATGACGCAGGGCATTTAATGGTGTCACATCTCAGTGATAAACCCAACAAGTCTAGTTTAGGATCAGATCCCAATGCATACGTGCCTCATGACAGGCCACAAGAATTAGTATTGCGCCTAAAATTGACATACTAACATGATCGAACCAAAAAAAGGGTAAcatgaaaaggaaagaaaaatataaTGCAAAAAGCAATGCGTACCAAAATACATTTAATCCATCGGAACCAGCATTAATCCATAAAGGATGATAGTGTGTGTGAGACTCTCTAAGAAGCATTAAATATTATCTAGGCAAGCAAGGAGAGAAGCTCATCGCAGTGAACCATTAAATGACATTTTTCAGAATAAAAAGCAATTAGCTGATAATTTAACGAAGGCAAAAACTATACTTGAATTTTTATATCATGGTCTTGTGGATGCATTTATTGCCATCCCTAGAAAAGAAAAGCAAGATAAAGGTAAGGATTAAGAGGAACCATTCTACTCATAATTtacttcaagcattcatgaattaGCCTGCATGAGCAGTGGCTCTGAGCTATAATCCCTGTCACATCAGTTTCTAATAAGCAACTTAAATATTTAGTACAAAATTATAGGCAGATCGAATCACCATTGAGCTATATAACAATCATGTTAATGAAACTTTTTTGGTTGTTTCTCCACCACTTTTTACATCACCAATCTTGATTGAATCACAGCATTTTCAATAAACATATTCACAccattttatatgattttttgttCGTTTTATGCACTATTgaaactaaatttaattattcTCAGATGAAAATAATAAGTAGAAATTTTTTGCGAGTATAGATGGCACCAATTTCGTGGCACTGTGAACTCCTTGCTATTGCTCCTATCACAGAAACAAAAAATTCCATCAATATATATAGGTTATCGGCTACATAAAACAACTTGAAGAAACAAAACAAAGTTCAGAGAAAGAGGACCTACAATCATGAGGGTTTTGCTTCAGCTTCTATTGGTTGTCCCTGTACTTCCGCTTgcaaatatcataaatataagttTCGGATTTAGTGATTGAATGTTCTTCCAAAGAGATAATTTGTAATTACAAAGCATCTGGTTCAGCTTCACTTGTACAAAcactctgatgatgatgatgataatttgtATTTCTTTCTCATGGAAATGTAAACAATAAAAGAACAGTAGCCACAATTTCTTTTGCCTCGagcatatattttatatatataaaaaactcTTGCATCTAGATTTTTTTCTATCTTAATAACCTGGAAAAAAACAACACAGTAAACTAAAAGGGAAAACTTATCACGGTGCATGAGGCAACACTTAGCCTAGGGAATCGCAGAGAAGCTCGAAGAAGCATCCTGTTTCTTCATAAGCGATATATCTTCAAGAGATGCAGAGTCATGATGCCCACAAATGAACCCAGACTCTGATTCCGTCTCCTTGTAGCGAGCCCAAGTGACCAAGTATAAGCCAATAATGATCAAAATCCCCCCGACGATGCTGTACGGCACAAATGACAACATGTGACCTATGAGATTTTGTTAAAAGTCCGAAATATAATTTCAGCATGGGTGATTTATCATCATATATTGAAAACAATATATAAAAAGGTGGACTCTCCAACTTTATTTCCAAATAAAATCCTCCACGGGCATACCTTGAGCAACCACTTTATGCTACTTAGCACAAATGATAATAACTAATATATCAAATTTCCATATAAAAGGTCCATATATATTTTAGCATGGATGCATCAAGAAGGCAATGATGTTGTAGTTGATGCAGAAATCACAAGCAACCATACTAAACAACCAAAAAATGATACTTTTGAGTGAACAAAATTTTGAACAAATGCACATCAACAAAGCTGAGAAGATGATAGAGTAAAAGAAAGCAAGACATTATGTTAGGAATATAGACTGGAACAGAACCTTCCAAGATAAATGGCGCTTCCAAGGAAAATCATTGACAATAAAGTGGATGATGCCGGCTGAAGAGGATTGTATAGGGATATCATTGAAGGTCCTAGAATTTTATTGGACCATGTCATTATCCCATAGTTGATAGCAGATGCAACAATTCCCTGAAAAAAAATGTGAGTTAATTTGCTTTATTAACAAGTTGTATGGAAAATATAGTTTGAATGCCTTGGATATAACTGGCAGCAAACACCATTAGAAAATGGTTCAGTCATGAACATTGTGGTTGCTTGTTCAAAGTGCCACATAAAACATAACAAGATCAAGCAACAAACTGACCTACGAGACATGAACTGGTTAAAAACAAAGATCAGTGTGCAATTGTTTTCATGAAGACAAGAGAAGAGACAACAGGCAATTTACTTTCACTTAGAAGAAAGACCTGGTAAATACAAACGTCATGTGtcatctttctatttttactattCCTCAAATGTGACCATGAAGACGGGGTAAGCTGACTACTAAATTCTCTTTGAAAGGGAAGACAGAGTGCTGGACCTTTATTGCATGAAAAAGAGTACATGAACGAAAAAAATTACTGG harbors:
- the LOC135623525 gene encoding glucan endo-1,3-beta-glucosidase 6-like isoform X1 — protein: MGWASELLVVMSWLCVVGCARGIGANWGTQASHPLPPSTVVQLLKDNGIQKAKLFDADDRVLSALANSGIQVMVGIPNDMLASLASDHKAAERWVAKNVSDYVHDGVDIRFVAVGNEPFLETYNGSFLQTTYPALQNIQAALDAAGLSNQVKTTVPLNADVYRSVTGKPSDGDFRSNIHDLMLSIVKFLSDNGAPFTANIYPFISLYEDPNFPVDYAFFDGYSSPIVDGSFTYTNVFDANHDTLVAALQRNGFGNVSIIVGEIGWPTDGNMNANQQLAQRFNQGFMNHVSSGNGTPLRPGPIDAYLFSLVDEDEKSIQPGNFERHWGVFAYDGSPKYELDLRSTTEAAAAAAAVANSSSLVGAKNIKYLERKWCVLKPSVSLDDAEIAPSVSYACENADCSSLGYKTACSDLDAQGNISYAFNSYYQKNDQDNRACGFLGLAIVTEKDPSTSTCKFDIMIDAEAAESWKARTLTQLNLLWCIVLPVIVTFV
- the LOC135623525 gene encoding glucan endo-1,3-beta-glucosidase 6-like isoform X2; this translates as MGWASELLVVMSWLCVVGCARGIGANWGTQASHPLPPSTVVQLLKDNGIQKAKLFDADDRVLSALANSGIQVMVGIPNDMLASLASDHKAAERFVAVGNEPFLETYNGSFLQTTYPALQNIQAALDAAGLSNQVKTTVPLNADVYRSVTGKPSDGDFRSNIHDLMLSIVKFLSDNGAPFTANIYPFISLYEDPNFPVDYAFFDGYSSPIVDGSFTYTNVFDANHDTLVAALQRNGFGNVSIIVGEIGWPTDGNMNANQQLAQRFNQGFMNHVSSGNGTPLRPGPIDAYLFSLVDEDEKSIQPGNFERHWGVFAYDGSPKYELDLRSTTEAAAAAAAVANSSSLVGAKNIKYLERKWCVLKPSVSLDDAEIAPSVSYACENADCSSLGYKTACSDLDAQGNISYAFNSYYQKNDQDNRACGFLGLAIVTEKDPSTSTCKFDIMIDAEAAESWKARTLTQLNLLWCIVLPVIVTFV